The DNA window ctacggactgtagcctgccaggttcctctgtccatgggatttcaaggccagaatactggagtgggttgctgtttccttctccaggggatctttccgacccaaggattaaacctgggttcttatgtctcctgcattggccggtgggttctttcccactagtgggaatcctctgtgctgtgcttagtcactcagtcatgtttgactctttgcgacccccatgggctgtagcccaccaggctcctctgtccctggggattccagaggcaggaatactagagtgggttgccatgccctcctccaggcgatcttcccaccccagggatcgaaccacatctcccacattgcaggcagattctttaccagctgagctaccaaggaagcccggAAGCCTCCAGTCTCTAGGAATTATCCATTCTTGCAAATCAGTTACtcagtttacaaaaaaaaaggtgGTTTTTCACATGGTCTTCACAGGAAAAAAGTACAGAAAgatagtgaaaaagaaagaagagtcagAATTAGGGCAAAGGCCTAAAAAAGGggtcttctttctgttttcttcaattcCATGACTTCACGGGAAATGGCACGCCTTATCTCCTCATTCAAATCATGTCATTTTTCTACTTAGGATTGGGTGCTAGTCACTGATTTACTGAATGACTTTTGACAGTCATTGTCACCTTGCTGGGTCTATTTCCTTTTTCACAGGGTGATAGTGGAGGGAGCTAGTTCTTTATCAGCAAAATGAGGGCTAGATGTGGTATTTATTAGCATTCTTAATAACAGCCCTGAGCTAAGTATTATGGTAGGTGTTTCCCACATATTCCCACTTGCTCCCCACCATGCCACTAGGCAGCAGATATTATTAGCCACTTACAGTCCTTTCCTTAACTAACACGCTATCCACCCTGTTGAACTTCTTCTCTAGTGCCTCTCACTATGATACACTCTGAGGGCGTGACAAGTCACATGGGACAAGTTCCTCATTTTAAAGAAGCTTATGTTCAGATTGGAAAGGTAAGGCTAAACTAGGTAATAAATTGTTACAATCTAAACTGAGTAGCTCTGGCCATAGATGCAACCAGAGTTATATTTATTACTTATCATCGTGTAACAGGTTACCACAAATTCAGCAGTTTAAGACTATACACATTTATAATCTCACAAGTTCTATGGTCCAGGAGTTCTGGGTTCAGCTTAGCTGAGTTATCTGTAGGGTCTCACAAGCCTGCAACAAGGCATTGGCTGGGTTATGTTCCCAAGTTGAAGCCAGGATCCTCCTCCAAGCTCATGAGGTTGTTGTAACAATTTCTTGCAGATTTAGGACTGAGGGTCCTATTTTCTTGCGGTCAGGAGGGGGCAGCTCTCAGATCCTAGAGGTTCCTGCAGTTCCCTCCCACGAGCCTTCTCCACAGCAGTTCACAACATGGCAGAGTTCTTCTTCAGGGCCAGCAAGAGACTCACGCCAGTCAGCAAGAAAGGAGTGTTATATAATGTGTCTGTAACCATGCGAGTGACACACCATTATCTTCACCATGTTCTACTGCCTAGGAGCAAGTCACAGGTCCCACCCACACTCAAGGCGAGGGAATCACACAAGGATGTGACTCACTGAGGGGGTGATGGGGTCATGGAAAGGTGTATTTGCAGcaggaatttaaaaaagagagaggggtcAGAGTAAACTGGAATCCTCAGGGGAGGTTTTACGGAGGGACTTAGGCTACAGtttgaaggatgagtagaagTGAGACCAGCaaagaggggaagagaagaggCAGGACATCAAGGGCTAAGGACATCACATCATATGAGTGATGGTGTGGAGGTGGGGTTCTCCTCACAGTACACAAAAAGCTAACAGAAACCTGCTGACTTTGTACATCACAAAGGGTAggaggaccttttttttttttaaccaaaaaggaAGTTGGATAATGGAGAGTCCTGGCCTTGGTGTCAGAAAATGTGGGTTCCAGATTCAGTTTTGCTATTAACTAGCAGTGTGATTGGGATCTTCTGGTTATCCAAGTCTTGTTTCTCAAAAACGCTTTTATTTACCTGGTTATTGTGAGGACTAACCACGCTCTTGACTAGGTGCTCTGCAAATTGTCCTATTTCCAAAGGTAGCTTCATCAACGTTCAAGTCCCTGCTCTCTCTGGGTCCCCCTACTCTCTGACTCctctttctcagtctttcccCCATTCTCCTTCCTCTTAAAGTCTGCTAAATTTGACGAGGGAGAGCATTCTCTGGGCTCTGACCTTGGCCCGTCTCTCACTCACTACCCTTTTGCCTTGGGACTCTCAGGAgccccacccaggactgatggCTCCCAAATCTATGCTCCAGCCCAGACCCTTTCCCCCAATGCCAGACTCATGCATCCAACCAGTAACTGATCAATTCTTGGGTCTCCCGCAGGCCCCTCAAATCCAACATACCCCAAACTGAATTATCTTTCCGCCCAAACTCTTTCCTCTTCCGTTTCATGCCTGCTCTTAAAGAATCCCACTGGCAAATCATCATTCTTTCTTCCCCCACCCACCTGAGAGCCAAATGGTCACCAAAtcctttttctttagcttttcttccctCCATCACCACTGCCCTCGCTTGAATCTCATCAATTCTCACCTGAATCACTGCAGTCGCTTCTTAACTGATCTGTCTCATTCTATCTCCACACTGCACAAAATGAACCGTGTGAAGCACAGATCTGATGATACTGCTGCTCTGCTCAAAAGCATTCAGAGGCCCCCAAGTACTTCAGAATGACATCCAAACTCCTGGGTACCCTCTTCAGCATCTGAAACCCTCCTGGATCTGACTCTTGCCCacttctcctgtctcctctgtgcCCACTTCCTCCCTGTCGCCTCTGCTCTGGCTTGCAGTTCTTACAGTGCTCCATGTTCTTACAAATCTCTGTGTGtcctgccatatttaaaatggataactttcCAGCAGTGAAAATCTCATGAGAACGTGCCTCTCGCAAAGGGTCTTCTTCATCCCTCTccagaaaaggagaagaagaaacacAAGAAGAAGAGCCTGGTGCAAGCCCCAATTCCTATTTCATGGATGTAAAATGCCTTGGATGCTATAAAATCACCATTGTCTTTAGCCATGCACAAACAGTAGTTTTGTGTGCTGGCTGCTCTACGGTCCTCTGCCAGGCTGCAGGAGGAAAAGCAAGGCTTACAGAAGGATGCTCCTTCAGACGGAAGCAGCACTAAAAGTACCCTGTATCAAGACGAGTGGGAAACCATCCCGATAAAGACGTGTTGGATACATCCTCTTTATTGTCTTGTTTTACTCCTAGGAAGCTCCTACCACACATATTCAGGGGCAACCAGAAGAGTGGACTCTAGAGTCACTCTAGAGTCTGGGGCAAGTAAGTGGCCAAGTACTTAAAAAGTCCATTTGGGACATTGCTATCCCTAGGTTCATGGAGTAAATCTGCAGAGTTTGATTAAAAACTGGAATAGTATGTAAATAGGGTATTTCCTTTTACTTGTATGTTTTCTTAGAACTAAGAACTGACAGTTGATACTTAAAATGCAATCCGGCACACCACCTTAATATAAAACAGCTTAGGATCCTTTATTCACAGTTCTCAGAAGCCTTGTTTGGAGGCGTATGAGTGTAGAGGTTGCTGCTAGGCACCTGGTCTGGGGCTAGAActctccagtcccctatagttaAAGACTTGTCCAAGCAGAGGTTAGTGTCTTATACTCCAAAGCCAGTGTTGCAGCCGATTCTGGGCTGGTGGGGGTTGTGGACTCATGAACGGAGGGGGAGAATGTGTGGATGTGTAAGAACCTACAggtaaaggaagaaaggaaatagaagacgGATGAATAGAGGTGAATGAGGGTGGTATCTGAACTTTTCGAGACACAGATGATGATTCTTTACCTGACTGTGTACCTAGAGTTGGTACATAAACAACTGAAACTGTCTGTATCTTGTTTAGGAAGGCATTGTATGCTGGAAAAAGAATAAGAGAGATGTCAACAAGGAGATCTGTTTTCACTGGAGGAAGGCTTTAAGGGTCAAGTCCGTTCTTAAGTATTGCTATAAAAAAGTAATGCTTCAAATTAAATAATTCTGTATACTTAACAGGAAATttttattcagtgatttttagaggTATTCCAACTTTTGTCTGAAAGATGGGAAATGCATGTGTAGATAATGGTATGTTCTGTGTTGCCTGAATCATCTCTCACTGTGTATTTGAA is part of the Odocoileus virginianus isolate 20LAN1187 ecotype Illinois chromosome 5, Ovbor_1.2, whole genome shotgun sequence genome and encodes:
- the LOC110125371 gene encoding small ribosomal subunit protein eS27-like, with translation MDVKCLGCYKITIVFSHAQTVVLCAGCSTVLCQAAGGKARLTEGCSFRRKQH